One genomic window of Candidatus Minimicrobia sp. QA0096 includes the following:
- a CDS encoding HIT family protein — MNHTIFDDIVSGKMKSWKIWEDEKFLAFLTPFPNTPGFTVVIPKQNPGDYVFSLDDNLYSEMMLAVKKVAGILEKAFDTPRVALIFEGTGVAHVHAKLMPLHGDLAKGIGSPVSHEQAFYEKYPGWLTTADGPKMDDAQLDEIQARILAAQDK, encoded by the coding sequence ATGAATCACACAATTTTTGACGACATCGTATCTGGAAAAATGAAATCTTGGAAGATTTGGGAAGATGAGAAATTCCTAGCATTTTTAACACCGTTTCCGAATACACCAGGTTTTACTGTGGTGATTCCGAAACAGAATCCGGGCGATTACGTATTTTCTTTGGATGACAATCTATATTCTGAAATGATGCTGGCGGTGAAAAAAGTTGCTGGTATTTTGGAAAAAGCGTTTGACACTCCACGAGTGGCGCTGATTTTTGAAGGCACGGGTGTGGCGCATGTGCATGCCAAATTGATGCCGCTTCATGGCGATTTGGCAAAGGGAATTGGTTCGCCAGTGTCACACGAGCAAGCGTTTTATGAGAAATATCCTGGCTGGCTAACTACGGCTGACGGTCCGAAAATGGACGACGCTCAATTGGATGAAATTCAGGCACGAATTTTGGCCGCCCAAGATAAATAG
- a CDS encoding FAD-dependent oxidoreductase, whose protein sequence is MDTQQFDALIIGFGKAGKTLAVALANAGKKVALVERSPKMYGGTCINIACIPTKVLVNAAEHHQSFDEAMAHKTTVVARLNEKNYHILADRETVSVIEGEASFVDDRTVKVVAGNDELVVSAPQIFINTGAESIIPDIPGVDKPFVYTSTELLDRMTQPKQLAIIGGGYIGLEFASTYAKLGTKVTVFERGDALLAREDPAIARAATEALQAQGIEIVFSVDVTAIEGESTATIRTVNHDDYAGYDAVLMATGRRPATMSLNLPAAGVATDERGAIVVDETLRTSRSHIWAMGDVTGGPQFTYASLDDFRIVRSQLLGDGLYTRAKQKTLPYTVFMQTPLGRVGMTEAEARATGCEIIVKELPAMAIPRLHVDNATTGLLRAVIDANTEQILGASLLCRNSPEVINIIKTVMDNGLPYTVLRDQIFTHPTVSEALNDLFA, encoded by the coding sequence ATGGATACACAACAATTTGACGCACTCATCATTGGTTTTGGCAAAGCTGGCAAAACATTGGCGGTAGCGCTGGCAAATGCGGGAAAAAAGGTAGCGCTAGTGGAGCGGTCGCCAAAGATGTATGGCGGCACCTGTATTAATATTGCTTGTATTCCTACTAAGGTGCTAGTCAATGCAGCCGAACATCATCAAAGTTTTGATGAGGCGATGGCGCATAAGACAACAGTGGTAGCGCGGTTGAATGAGAAGAACTATCATATACTTGCGGATCGTGAAACAGTGAGCGTCATTGAGGGTGAGGCATCGTTCGTAGATGATCGTACTGTGAAGGTTGTGGCGGGTAACGACGAGCTAGTAGTTAGTGCACCGCAGATTTTTATTAACACCGGTGCGGAATCAATCATCCCAGATATTCCAGGTGTTGATAAGCCGTTTGTGTATACCAGTACTGAATTGCTGGATAGAATGACGCAGCCAAAACAGCTAGCTATCATTGGTGGCGGTTATATTGGGTTAGAATTTGCCTCAACTTATGCCAAACTTGGTACAAAAGTAACAGTATTTGAGAGGGGCGATGCCCTGCTTGCACGTGAAGATCCAGCAATTGCTCGGGCTGCTACTGAAGCATTGCAGGCACAGGGTATTGAGATTGTGTTTAGTGTGGATGTGACAGCGATTGAGGGTGAGTCTACTGCGACGATTCGCACAGTAAATCATGATGATTACGCTGGTTATGATGCGGTTTTGATGGCTACGGGTCGTCGCCCGGCAACGATGAGCTTGAATTTACCAGCTGCTGGTGTAGCGACGGATGAGCGCGGGGCAATTGTGGTTGATGAAACACTTCGCACTAGTCGGTCGCATATTTGGGCAATGGGCGATGTAACGGGCGGGCCACAATTTACCTATGCGTCGCTGGACGATTTTCGGATTGTGAGAAGCCAGTTGCTGGGTGACGGTCTGTACACTCGCGCCAAACAAAAAACCTTGCCGTACACGGTCTTTATGCAAACGCCGCTAGGTCGGGTGGGTATGACAGAGGCTGAGGCGCGTGCGACGGGGTGCGAAATTATCGTAAAAGAGCTGCCTGCTATGGCGATTCCACGCCTGCATGTTGATAATGCTACAACAGGATTGCTGCGTGCGGTGATTGATGCAAACACTGAACAAATTTTGGGTGCTAGTTTATTGTGTCGCAACTCACCAGAAGTCATTAATATTATCAAAACTGTAATGGATAATGGCCTGCCATATACTGTGCTGCGTGACCAAATATTCACTCATCCAACGGTGAGTGAGGCATTAAACGATTTATTTGCATAA
- the pheS gene encoding phenylalanine--tRNA ligase subunit alpha, producing the protein MVDLDELRREIVLAVSQSKSPREFLRDRRLRELYDQIKSLPPVERGPFGKQINELKQAVEQAIAVRLEELEKVDLKSIDVTAPMDMNSHKPELLPSEQGTIHPLSAEIERISEIFNRMGFVTEESREIDDQFHMFESLNFPKGHPARDDYDTFMTEETDSNGDRLIAPAHTSTMQNRVLMKYRDNLEKGEAIAAIVPDRVFRNEDLDARHEHTFYQVEGVYVSRRVNVGNLIATLQEFLQEYYGKKLDVRVNPFYFPFTEPSFEFALSCPFCEGKNPDCKVCSGEGWIELLGCGMIHPNVLKAADIDPNEYTGFAFGCGIDRLVMMKYGIEDVRYFESGKLDFLEQF; encoded by the coding sequence ATGGTTGACTTAGACGAATTGAGAAGAGAAATAGTTTTGGCGGTTTCGCAATCCAAATCTCCGCGTGAGTTTTTACGTGATCGACGGCTTAGAGAATTGTATGATCAAATCAAGTCATTGCCACCAGTTGAGCGTGGTCCGTTCGGCAAGCAGATTAACGAGCTGAAACAAGCTGTTGAACAGGCTATTGCTGTGCGACTGGAAGAGCTGGAAAAAGTTGACTTGAAATCTATTGACGTTACGGCGCCGATGGATATGAATTCACACAAGCCTGAACTTTTGCCGAGCGAACAAGGCACGATTCATCCGCTGAGCGCTGAAATTGAGCGCATTTCTGAGATCTTTAATCGTATGGGATTTGTCACGGAAGAGTCCAGAGAGATTGACGATCAATTCCATATGTTTGAGAGTCTGAATTTTCCAAAAGGTCATCCAGCGCGCGACGATTACGATACGTTTATGACCGAGGAAACTGATTCTAATGGCGACCGTTTGATTGCTCCAGCGCATACGTCGACTATGCAAAATCGTGTGTTAATGAAATATCGCGACAATTTGGAAAAAGGCGAGGCTATTGCCGCTATCGTTCCTGATCGCGTTTTCCGCAACGAAGATTTGGATGCGCGCCACGAGCATACGTTTTATCAAGTCGAAGGCGTGTACGTTTCACGCCGAGTTAATGTTGGCAATTTGATTGCCACGCTGCAAGAATTTTTGCAGGAATATTATGGCAAGAAACTTGACGTTCGCGTTAATCCATTTTACTTTCCGTTCACCGAGCCGAGCTTCGAGTTTGCATTAAGTTGTCCGTTTTGTGAAGGAAAAAATCCTGATTGTAAAGTCTGCTCTGGGGAAGGTTGGATTGAGCTATTGGGCTGCGGAATGATTCATCCGAATGTACTGAAAGCCGCTGACATTGATCCGAACGAATACACTGGCTTTGCCTTTGGTTGCGGCATTGACCGGCTGGTAATGATGAAATATGGCATCGAAGACGTGCGGTATTTTGAAAGCGGTAAGTTGGACTTTTTGGAACAGTTTTAA
- a CDS encoding MIP/aquaporin family protein, translating into MATKKTSKKAPVKAAEKKTAAAKTETKTTVKYVVTESTAKSKRVKLDSKLPDNLINIVIAEVIGTFILTLAALFASDILSSMYVGFALMFIVAIIGNISGAHVNPAVTFGLWTMRKLKTVLVPFYWGAQFLGAMAAIVLVGSLTNGGFALSFDQFTAFSWNIFAMELVGTAVFVFGIAAVLQRKEIKAAGQAFGIGLALMIGLVVSGSISSYIKSTAIAKIQKEQSTAQTEKNGRTYPREIYISGATLNPAVSLAITEKTDSQLRSNGVLPAEGEKSYSRFSLEVIAATLIGAALGGNLFLLVNYRNKDEE; encoded by the coding sequence ATGGCTACGAAGAAAACTTCAAAGAAAGCCCCAGTTAAAGCTGCAGAAAAGAAAACCGCTGCCGCTAAGACTGAAACCAAAACGACCGTCAAGTACGTCGTTACTGAATCTACCGCTAAAAGCAAGCGTGTCAAACTAGATTCTAAATTACCAGACAACTTAATTAACATCGTTATTGCGGAAGTTATCGGCACATTCATTTTGACACTTGCCGCATTGTTCGCATCAGATATTTTGTCATCGATGTATGTCGGTTTTGCATTGATGTTTATCGTTGCAATTATCGGCAACATTTCTGGCGCACACGTAAACCCAGCTGTCACGTTTGGTCTATGGACAATGCGTAAGCTAAAGACCGTACTTGTACCATTTTACTGGGGCGCACAATTCCTCGGTGCAATGGCAGCTATCGTGCTTGTTGGCTCATTAACAAACGGCGGATTCGCCCTAAGCTTCGACCAATTTACTGCATTCTCTTGGAATATCTTCGCGATGGAATTAGTCGGTACCGCTGTATTTGTATTTGGCATCGCCGCAGTATTGCAGCGCAAAGAAATCAAAGCAGCTGGTCAAGCTTTTGGAATTGGCTTAGCATTGATGATTGGTCTTGTCGTATCTGGCTCAATCTCTTCGTACATTAAAAGTACTGCTATTGCAAAAATCCAAAAAGAGCAAAGTACTGCTCAAACTGAGAAAAACGGCCGCACTTACCCACGCGAAATCTACATCTCAGGCGCAACTTTGAACCCGGCAGTTTCTTTGGCTATTACAGAGAAAACCGACTCTCAACTACGTAGCAACGGAGTATTGCCAGCTGAAGGCGAAAAAAGCTATTCACGCTTTAGCCTGGAAGTAATTGCCGCTACCCTAATCGGCGCAGCATTAGGTGGCAACCTATTTCTACTCGTCAATTACCGAAACAAAGACGAAGAATAG
- a CDS encoding DNA recombination protein RmuC translates to MEIIIIILLIVITIGLGATLFVLQSKISELKNQSSVELIKTDVVELGRTIAKLNESVSDKLERSNAQVQTSVQKQLSESAKLVADVTQRLAKLDETNKRVVDVATDLKTLQNVLQNPKQRGVFGEFYLESVLDNALPAKQYQMQYRFKDGEVVDAVIFLDKGQILPVDSKFSLENYNRMINAETKSEREMWLNKVKADLKGRIDETSKYIRPRENTMDFAFMFIPSESLYYDLLINNVGQGGSSRDLIEYAFRDKRVIIVSPTSFLAYLQTVLQGLRSLQIEEQAKDIQVRVGQLGVHIKKFDELMTKMGKSLSTTVGHYNNTYKELGKIDKDVVRISGGDNQAQPELIDRPTQED, encoded by the coding sequence ATGGAAATCATTATCATTATTCTCTTAATTGTTATTACTATTGGTTTGGGTGCGACTTTATTTGTCCTGCAATCAAAAATCAGTGAGCTAAAAAATCAATCATCCGTCGAGCTAATTAAAACCGATGTCGTGGAATTGGGGCGGACTATTGCAAAACTGAACGAATCCGTTAGCGATAAGTTGGAGCGAAGCAATGCGCAAGTCCAGACTTCCGTACAGAAACAATTGTCAGAAAGCGCGAAGTTGGTGGCTGACGTGACGCAGCGATTGGCGAAATTGGATGAGACTAATAAGCGTGTGGTTGATGTGGCAACTGATCTGAAAACCTTGCAAAACGTGCTGCAAAACCCAAAGCAACGCGGGGTTTTTGGGGAGTTTTATCTGGAAAGTGTGTTGGATAATGCTTTGCCAGCCAAGCAATATCAAATGCAATATCGTTTCAAGGATGGGGAAGTTGTCGATGCGGTTATTTTTCTGGACAAGGGTCAAATATTGCCGGTGGACAGTAAGTTTTCTTTGGAGAATTACAATCGCATGATTAACGCCGAGACAAAATCTGAGCGTGAAATGTGGCTAAATAAGGTGAAGGCTGACCTTAAGGGGCGAATCGACGAAACTAGTAAATATATTCGTCCGCGCGAAAACACCATGGACTTTGCTTTTATGTTTATTCCTAGCGAATCTTTGTATTACGATCTTCTGATTAATAATGTCGGTCAGGGCGGTTCGAGTCGCGATCTGATTGAATATGCGTTCCGAGATAAGCGAGTGATTATTGTTAGTCCGACTAGTTTTTTGGCGTATCTACAGACTGTTCTTCAGGGGCTTCGTAGTTTGCAGATTGAAGAGCAAGCTAAGGATATTCAAGTTCGAGTTGGTCAATTGGGCGTTCATATTAAAAAGTTTGACGAGTTGATGACGAAAATGGGTAAGAGTCTTAGTACGACCGTTGGTCATTATAACAATACGTACAAGGAATTGGGGAAGATCGATAAGGATGTTGTGCGAATTTCTGGTGGCGATAACCAGGCGCAGCCGGAGCTGATTGATCGGCCGACTCAAGAAGATTGA
- a CDS encoding phosphatase PAP2 family protein, with protein MDLQWIVKLIADGLVVPVVLIGVYALIKLVPNKEKYQVYSQVLMAGLTAYVAAKIIGSIYQPDQMRPFEILGVSAGASFLNNPGFPSDHALFTMAITLAVFFGAKSWRLAVVCLVMTILICVGRVIALVHTPLDVIGGLLIACVGIIWYKPMNLLKKHNI; from the coding sequence ATGGATTTGCAATGGATCGTGAAGCTAATTGCTGACGGACTAGTGGTGCCGGTCGTGCTAATTGGTGTGTACGCGCTGATAAAATTGGTGCCAAATAAAGAGAAATATCAAGTTTATAGTCAGGTGTTGATGGCTGGTTTGACTGCTTACGTGGCGGCAAAAATTATCGGGTCAATTTATCAACCAGATCAGATGCGCCCGTTCGAGATTCTGGGAGTGTCTGCTGGTGCGTCATTCCTTAATAATCCGGGTTTTCCGTCCGATCACGCGCTATTTACAATGGCAATTACTTTGGCGGTATTTTTCGGAGCAAAGAGTTGGCGGTTGGCTGTTGTTTGTTTGGTTATGACAATCTTAATATGTGTTGGTCGGGTTATCGCTCTGGTGCATACGCCACTTGACGTTATTGGCGGATTATTGATTGCCTGCGTAGGGATTATTTGGTATAAACCGATGAATCTCCTGAAAAAACATAATATTTAA
- the trmD gene encoding tRNA (guanosine(37)-N1)-methyltransferase TrmD — protein MRKFQVITLFPEMMTGVFNNSMMWKAQKDGIVELATVNLREFGLAPRRQVDDTPYGGGDGMLLMIEPLWKAVEFAKSQDETAKVVLMSPRGQRWKQAKAQQEADDDRGVIFICGRYEGVDERILELVDEQWSIGDFVLTGGELAAMMMIDSIVRLIPGVLGGEKSAEIESFSDGETLEFPQYTRPEEFKGLRVPDVLLSGHHGKIAEWRAEQSRILTKKNTP, from the coding sequence ATGAGAAAATTTCAAGTAATTACGCTTTTTCCGGAAATGATGACGGGAGTTTTTAACAACTCCATGATGTGGAAGGCACAAAAAGACGGTATTGTGGAGCTTGCGACGGTGAATCTGCGGGAGTTTGGTTTGGCCCCGCGGCGTCAGGTAGATGACACGCCGTATGGCGGCGGCGACGGGATGCTTCTTATGATTGAGCCGTTATGGAAAGCGGTAGAATTTGCTAAATCTCAAGATGAAACAGCGAAGGTGGTATTAATGAGTCCGCGCGGGCAGCGCTGGAAGCAGGCCAAGGCTCAGCAGGAAGCAGATGATGACAGGGGTGTGATATTCATTTGCGGGCGATACGAGGGTGTCGATGAGCGAATTTTGGAGTTGGTCGACGAGCAATGGAGTATTGGCGATTTTGTGCTGACGGGCGGAGAGCTGGCGGCAATGATGATGATTGATTCTATTGTTAGGTTGATTCCTGGAGTTTTGGGCGGTGAAAAATCTGCGGAAATTGAGAGTTTTTCAGATGGAGAAACGTTGGAATTTCCACAATATACACGACCTGAGGAGTTTAAAGGTTTACGTGTGCCGGACGTATTGTTAAGTGGTCATCACGGAAAAATAGCAGAGTGGCGTGCCGAGCAGTCTCGAATATTAACAAAGAAAAATACCCCATAG
- a CDS encoding KH domain-containing protein → MSTIDQQFVEYTVKALVGHPEDVVVDRTIDEKGVLLTLTVNPADLGRVIGKRGSTAQSLRTLLRALGAKNDARYNLKIVNNDGFSGEREENDYNGNASVDNSTDETVENESSYAESTRKELAELDDLDI, encoded by the coding sequence ATGTCAACAATAGATCAGCAGTTTGTAGAATATACTGTAAAGGCGTTGGTTGGACATCCAGAAGACGTCGTAGTAGACCGAACAATTGATGAAAAGGGCGTTTTACTAACATTGACAGTTAATCCGGCGGATTTGGGTCGAGTTATTGGTAAGCGTGGTAGTACGGCACAGAGTTTGCGTACACTTCTGCGAGCCTTGGGTGCAAAGAATGACGCTCGATATAACTTGAAGATCGTTAACAATGATGGTTTTTCTGGTGAGCGTGAAGAAAATGATTATAATGGTAATGCTTCTGTGGATAACTCAACAGATGAAACTGTGGAAAATGAATCATCTTACGCAGAAAGCACCAGAAAAGAGCTTGCAGAACTCGACGATCTTGATATATAA
- the rnc gene encoding ribonuclease III, with amino-acid sequence MNGMNTTPYQEFAREKLGFEFENLDLLITALTHRSYVNEHRKSVHHHNERLEFLGDAVLELAVTEYLFTHFSEPEGILTAWRAALVRTESIGDAGDKLGYGPLIRMSKGEKNGSERAHLQILANAFEAVIGAIYLERGFDDARDFIHKHIIVKLDGILESGSWRDPKSYLQEISQRVDNQTPVYKVLSEEGPDHDKVFTLGVFVGDNMMGRGIGPSKQVAQQQAARAAIAKYKESGEK; translated from the coding sequence ATGAACGGAATGAACACTACGCCATATCAAGAATTTGCGCGCGAAAAATTAGGTTTTGAGTTTGAGAATTTGGATTTGCTAATCACGGCTTTGACTCACCGCAGTTATGTCAATGAGCATCGAAAATCCGTCCATCACCACAATGAGCGCTTGGAATTCTTAGGTGATGCGGTTTTGGAATTGGCAGTAACGGAATATTTGTTTACGCATTTTTCTGAGCCAGAGGGAATTTTGACTGCTTGGCGGGCAGCTTTGGTACGAACGGAAAGTATTGGTGACGCTGGCGATAAATTAGGTTATGGTCCGCTAATTCGTATGTCAAAGGGTGAGAAAAATGGCTCGGAACGAGCGCATTTACAGATTTTAGCTAATGCGTTTGAGGCAGTAATTGGCGCTATTTATTTGGAGCGTGGCTTTGACGATGCTCGCGATTTTATTCACAAGCATATCATAGTTAAATTAGATGGAATTTTGGAGTCGGGCAGTTGGCGTGATCCGAAGTCGTATTTGCAGGAGATTTCTCAGCGAGTTGACAATCAAACGCCGGTATATAAAGTCCTGAGCGAAGAAGGTCCAGATCACGATAAGGTCTTTACCCTTGGGGTTTTTGTTGGCGATAATATGATGGGGCGAGGTATTGGTCCGTCAAAGCAAGTCGCCCAACAGCAAGCTGCTCGTGCTGCAATTGCTAAATATAAAGAATCTGGCGAGAAATAA
- a CDS encoding NUDIX hydrolase produces MRTSNFDKIKKYFSGSKKPLIQEIVREPTAGGVIFRRNKKGEAEFLLYQDARDRWTIPKGHIEPGETAQVTARREIGEETGLKKIELHGWLGKVNFRYRRIDKLVLMTTQVYLVKALDPNEKLQKEEWMNGLKWFSFHEALDEVEYEDIGKLILLAMKRIRQENL; encoded by the coding sequence GTGAGAACAAGCAACTTTGATAAGATAAAAAAATATTTTAGTGGCAGCAAGAAGCCATTGATTCAGGAAATTGTACGCGAGCCAACCGCTGGTGGCGTGATTTTTCGTCGTAATAAAAAGGGCGAGGCGGAATTTTTGCTATATCAAGACGCTCGCGACCGCTGGACAATTCCCAAAGGTCATATTGAGCCAGGTGAAACGGCTCAGGTGACGGCTCGTAGGGAAATCGGCGAGGAAACTGGATTGAAGAAAATTGAACTGCACGGCTGGCTGGGCAAGGTAAATTTTCGTTATCGTCGAATCGATAAATTGGTATTGATGACAACGCAAGTTTATCTAGTTAAGGCATTGGATCCTAATGAGAAACTCCAAAAGGAAGAGTGGATGAATGGTCTTAAATGGTTTAGTTTTCATGAGGCGCTGGATGAAGTTGAATATGAAGATATTGGCAAGCTGATTCTTTTGGCGATGAAACGAATTAGACAGGAGAATTTATAA
- the nusB gene encoding transcription antitermination factor NusB produces the protein MASNRHLGRIVALQTLYEHEFRKEVGDSDVDYKTILKRNLAEYKSSVDDIEFIDNLISGVLSTQSQLDEKLQPLAPEWPISQLPRIDRAVLRIGLYELLYCADTVPPKVVINEAVELAKAFGSDNSGKFVNGVLGTALRTLVEESDSENKQL, from the coding sequence ATGGCATCAAACCGTCATTTGGGACGAATTGTCGCACTGCAAACACTTTATGAACATGAATTTCGCAAAGAGGTTGGCGATAGCGATGTTGACTATAAGACTATTTTAAAGCGTAATTTGGCTGAATATAAATCATCAGTTGACGATATTGAATTTATTGATAATTTGATCAGCGGCGTACTTTCGACGCAGAGTCAATTGGATGAGAAATTGCAGCCATTGGCGCCAGAATGGCCTATCAGTCAGTTGCCGCGAATTGATCGGGCAGTACTTAGAATTGGTTTATATGAATTGCTATATTGCGCAGATACCGTTCCGCCAAAAGTGGTGATTAACGAAGCTGTAGAATTAGCAAAAGCGTTCGGTTCGGATAACTCGGGTAAGTTTGTGAATGGCGTGCTTGGCACGGCACTCCGTACTCTCGTGGAGGAGTCCGACAGTGAGAACAAGCAACTTTGA
- the leuS gene encoding leucine--tRNA ligase, producing the protein MRRYNPTEIEQKWQNKWEADGTYAVDFNDTTRPKYYSLSMLPGITGAGIHIGHGRTFQFADIKVRFKRQQGYNVYHPIGWDSFGLPVENYAIKVGKTPRMAHDEAKVHFKEQLKRLGFSYDWTKEISTADPEYYKWTQWIFTQLYKHDLAYQKEQPQWWCETDNTVLANEQVEGGKCWRCGNPVTKRNLKQWFFRITAYADEILEATDALDWTEMVKTMQKNWIGRSVGAEVEFAVSGQDSKITVFTTRPDTLFGATYVALAPEHPLIPQLVNSDTREKVEAYVQASQQKSDVERQENKEKTGVFTGSYVINPVNGQKLPIWVADYVLGGYGTGAVMAVPAHDERDFAFAEKFDLPIVQVIDKPEHSADTGCYSGEGELINSGQFNGTRSEDAREQIVAWLEQQNSGRSKTTYKMRDWLISRQRYWGAPIPIVHVDGRAPIAVADECLPVILPEVENFKPTGGNTSVLAQVNDWVRVWVDVETGKTVPITESKPDGDNWVEGRRETDTLDGYACSSWYFLRYLDPHNDNEAWNPERINHWMPVDYYNGADHAVAHLLYSRFWMRFFYKLGLVPTPEPFKRMMYNAYIMAPDGQKMSKSKGNVIDPMEIMDSGYGADALRVYEMFIAPYDMDAPWDPRGVPGTYRFLNRAWNLVQEFVDNNPNDSLDANEKTTQELLRLTHSTIKKVTRDIEDEKFNTAVASMMEMVNGLYKIKESQGIDMLDEWRFALESLIQILAPFAPHITEELWHEMGHDDTVHIGHWPKWDEKYLKSSVMTIIVQVNGKLRAKLELPSDVDRQSVEEAALADENVQKFINNKPPKKMVYVSGKLVNIVV; encoded by the coding sequence ATGAGACGCTATAATCCGACAGAAATTGAACAAAAATGGCAAAACAAATGGGAAGCTGACGGCACTTACGCGGTTGATTTTAATGACACGACTCGGCCGAAATATTACAGTTTGAGTATGCTTCCGGGGATTACAGGGGCGGGAATTCACATTGGTCACGGTCGTACTTTTCAATTTGCCGACATCAAGGTGCGATTCAAGCGTCAGCAGGGCTATAATGTCTATCATCCAATCGGCTGGGACAGCTTTGGTCTGCCGGTTGAAAATTACGCTATTAAAGTCGGAAAAACGCCGCGTATGGCACACGATGAGGCGAAAGTCCACTTTAAGGAGCAATTGAAGCGACTTGGGTTTAGTTATGATTGGACAAAAGAAATTTCTACAGCCGATCCAGAATATTACAAATGGACTCAGTGGATTTTTACGCAATTATATAAGCACGATTTGGCATATCAAAAAGAGCAGCCGCAGTGGTGGTGTGAGACTGATAATACAGTGCTTGCTAACGAACAGGTTGAAGGTGGCAAATGTTGGCGCTGCGGTAATCCTGTAACCAAGCGAAATCTCAAGCAGTGGTTCTTTCGAATTACGGCGTATGCAGATGAAATTTTAGAGGCAACCGATGCGCTTGATTGGACGGAAATGGTTAAAACCATGCAGAAGAATTGGATTGGTCGATCAGTTGGTGCGGAAGTTGAGTTTGCGGTTAGTGGTCAAGATTCCAAGATTACAGTTTTCACGACTCGTCCTGACACGTTATTTGGCGCGACGTATGTAGCTTTGGCGCCGGAGCATCCTCTGATTCCTCAGTTGGTCAATTCTGATACGCGCGAAAAGGTTGAAGCGTATGTTCAAGCTTCGCAACAAAAATCTGATGTTGAACGTCAAGAGAATAAAGAGAAAACAGGTGTATTTACTGGCAGTTATGTCATAAATCCAGTTAATGGTCAAAAATTGCCGATTTGGGTGGCGGATTATGTTTTGGGTGGTTATGGAACCGGCGCAGTTATGGCAGTGCCAGCGCACGATGAACGTGATTTTGCGTTTGCCGAGAAATTTGACTTGCCGATTGTCCAGGTTATTGATAAGCCTGAACATTCAGCTGATACTGGCTGTTATTCTGGTGAAGGCGAATTGATAAATTCCGGACAATTTAACGGGACCAGGAGTGAGGATGCTCGCGAGCAAATTGTTGCGTGGCTGGAGCAGCAGAATTCTGGGCGAAGTAAAACCACGTATAAAATGCGCGATTGGTTGATTTCTCGTCAGCGCTATTGGGGTGCTCCAATTCCAATTGTTCATGTTGATGGTCGTGCACCAATTGCTGTGGCTGATGAATGTTTGCCGGTGATTTTGCCAGAGGTAGAGAACTTTAAGCCGACGGGCGGGAATACTTCCGTTTTGGCTCAGGTTAATGATTGGGTGCGAGTCTGGGTGGATGTTGAAACTGGAAAAACTGTACCGATTACAGAAAGTAAGCCTGACGGCGACAATTGGGTAGAAGGTCGACGCGAGACCGATACTTTGGACGGCTATGCTTGCTCTAGTTGGTATTTCTTGCGATATCTTGACCCGCACAACGATAATGAAGCGTGGAATCCCGAGAGAATTAACCATTGGATGCCAGTTGATTATTACAATGGCGCCGATCACGCCGTAGCTCACTTACTATACAGTCGTTTTTGGATGCGATTTTTCTATAAGCTCGGCCTTGTTCCAACCCCTGAGCCTTTCAAGCGAATGATGTACAATGCATACATTATGGCACCAGATGGTCAGAAAATGTCCAAGTCTAAGGGTAATGTCATTGATCCAATGGAGATTATGGACAGTGGATACGGCGCCGATGCGCTGCGAGTTTATGAAATGTTCATCGCTCCTTATGACATGGACGCGCCATGGGATCCTCGTGGTGTTCCGGGGACTTACAGGTTCTTAAATCGAGCATGGAACTTGGTTCAGGAGTTCGTTGATAATAATCCAAATGACTCTCTTGACGCGAATGAAAAAACAACTCAAGAACTATTGCGACTGACTCATTCGACAATTAAAAAAGTTACTCGCGATATTGAAGACGAGAAGTTTAATACAGCTGTAGCTTCGATGATGGAAATGGTCAATGGCCTGTATAAGATAAAAGAATCGCAAGGAATTGACATGTTAGATGAATGGCGATTTGCATTAGAAAGCTTGATTCAGATTTTGGCACCTTTTGCTCCGCATATCACAGAGGAATTGTGGCATGAAATGGGTCATGATGATACGGTTCACATTGGTCACTGGCCAAAGTGGGATGAAAAATATCTAAAGAGCAGCGTGATGACTATTATAGTTCAAGTGAATGGCAAGCTTCGTGCGAAACTTGAACTGCCGAGTGATGTAGATAGGCAGAGTGTTGAGGAAGCGGCTCTGGCTGATGAGAATGTCCAGAAATTCATAAACAATAAACCACCTAAAAAGATGGTTTATGTTTCAGGTAAGCTGGTGAATATTGTAGTCTAG